The Coregonus clupeaformis isolate EN_2021a chromosome 35, ASM2061545v1, whole genome shotgun sequence genome includes the window AATGCACGTTTGGTAATTTACCAAATGCATTGTCGTTCTCCAATAGTTTTGCACCTGTGAATCTTTCAAGTGTAAGCTTCACAATATCTGGATGTATTTCCCACATTAGTCGGTAGGGGGCGCTACTGTCATGTTTAGTAAAACAGACCCCCTTTCATTGGCTCCTTTGGATCAATTCAATCTGGAGGCCTTTTTTATTGCATTCAAATTCCAATTGATCAAAGCGTTTGATTAAAAACATAGGCCTATTTGTTTTTCTAGCCTTTTTTTCTTACAAAGCAAACACAGTAATTGCCCATGAGAATACATAAGTAGATGCATAGACAGTCTACTTAGAAACATATTTTCTGCATGATATATTCAGTCCTAAAAGTTAATTGGTACCCAATTTATCATTTTCCAATTGTTTGTTAAGATAGCAACTGCTCTATAAATGTAGCACCAATTAATAATTGCCCACTCTATATTGAGGTTGTTCCCTTGTGATAATGACAGTAAAATGTATGTGTTGTGTATGTGCGGAGGTTGAGTGAATTTAAGATGAGAGAAGAAGCACAGTATAACATGCCTTTTCTCTATATTATTTGATTTGCTTCACTGGAAAGCTAATTTGACAGTGATTTGAATGTTGACTGTGTGTAATTACTGAGTTCTGCTACGAGGCAGACCCTTCAGCATGGAATCCTGCTCTGCAGGAAAGATCATTATTGTTGCACATGCTGACGCAATTTCTCAATCTCAATACCCCTGTGAGTTTTCATTTAACTCCCATGTGTGAAATCTGCCCTCCATTTGCTGCACTGTGGGTACATCTGATAACCACTCTAGTTTCAAATCTGCACCCAGTTTTGCATTCTCCTCTCATGACAGGCTACAACCAGCAAGTGTTGTGCTGTGAATAGTAACTGGATTCCTCCCAGATATGCTGATATGATCTGGCTGGTTTCATAACACATGCCCTATGAATACAGGACACTCCAACTCCAGCGGGTCATTCACTGAAATGTTATCATGGTGCTGTTCAAGGAAAAGACTACAAAGACATTATCATTCAAACTGCCACAGTCGATCCATTGTCCCCTAGCTGCCCCAAACTTTGTTCAGAGCAGACAGACCTCAAGCGGCTACCCAAAATACTTTATACACATATTTCCATGATTTTTGCTGGTATACATTTCTCATAGGCTACTGAACATGATGTCTCATGTCAAAATATGAACTAGGTTACTGTTTAGTGGTTTACGATTAtgtattgattaaataaaaaaggcAAAACAGCCAAGACAGCCAACCAAGCTAAGCATACCCATATAATCAATATCCTACTTTGTTTATTCCCTTAGTTTGACAATTCCATAGCAATAGACTGATAACTGTCGATAAGAGCTCAAAAGTTGACCTCTGATAGGGGGGCTGGAACTGGGTGTGTTTTCGGCATGTTTTCGTTACGTCACTCGTGGGTGTTGTGTTGGTATTCTTCAGTCGCGCTCACCTCATTTGGGTCCATTCCTTGCCTGGAGAATAAAGTAGAGGGCCACTGGTGCTTGTAGCACAGTTTCTTTTggaattcttcttcttcagtgtggATTTGTGCTTATCTGTGTTGGAATGATGTTGTCTGATTCAATACAGAAACGCTATAAAGGTAAGATTATGTTTTATATGTAAATGTGCTAACTAATGAACATAGTTTGTTTGGGTCGGTTCAACTAGCTAACTAATTAACGCAAACGTTAAGTGTCCCTAGACACGGTTAGAGATTGTTTCTCGCAAAGACAGAGAGCCAAGATTTACAAGTCCACCACAGTAGTTAGCCAATGTTTGATAACCCCACTGGCCACTGAAATTACTTGCAATTAAATAATTGTTACCCAACTATCTACCTAGAAGGCTAACACTTCACGATAGTGTTCTACTATCTGTTTATTTTATCGCGGTaaggttaactagctagctaacgttgccgaCACCAGCGTTACTATGCAGCCGCATATGCAACAAACCGACAGGACAGACGAGAGAAGTTTGCTGAAGAAACGTTACGTACATGGAACCAGAATATTCTGTGCCTTAACGACTAAACACATTTCAACGCGGTCAATTCATTTTTCTGCAGATAACGCGATAAACTAGTATGGAAATGCCTACTGTACGCTTTCTACTCTTATTGccatgtaaaaaaattaataaaagtaAACACGATTATAGCCAGTGTTGTTGTCAAACTTTAAGGGCAATTCCGCTGCAgttccatagaattacatattgGAACTCAGTTTTTTCTGCTATGCAAAGATTAACAGCGTTGTTTTTAACAAACTTGTGACTAACTGAAATGGCCATTTTTTTTCTTCCAATGCATAGTCAGTAGACTTCACTTGCGAATGATTGTCATCCATGGTGCCATCTATAAAATAGATAACTAATCATGCCCgttttcttctttttataaggTCATCAGTGACTCCAGTGAATGCTTCGTCTCTCTGGAGACACCCACCACCCCCCGACTAGAGTCTGCCACCTCACAATCAGGGCCAGACAACCAGCCAAAATGGGCAACCAGCTAACAGAGATAGCCCCCAACACTCCTTTCCTCCCCAACTTCCAGTCTCTGCACGTGGTTGTCATCGGCCTGGACTCTGCAGGAAAGACCTCCCTGCTGTACAGACTAAAGCTCCGGGAATTTGTGGAGACCATCCCCACAAAGGGCTTCAACACGGAACGGATTAAAGTAGCAGTTGGAAGCTCGCGGGCCACCACCACCTTCCAGGTGTGGGACGTGGGCGGTCAGGAGAAGCTGCGGCCCCTGTGGAAGTCATACACGCGTCGCACCGATGGCCTGGTGTTCGTTGTGGATGCTGCAGAGACTGAGCGCATGGAGGAGGCCAAGGTGGAGCTCCACCGCATCAGTCGCTCGGCAGAGAACCAGGGAGTACCTGTTCTGGTGCTGGCCAACAAGCAGGACTTGGACTCGGCAGTCTCTGCTGTGGAGGTGGAGAAGGCCCTGGCCCTCCACGAGCTTAGCAACTCCACACTGCACCACACCCAGGGTTGCAGCGCGCTGAATGGCCAGGGGCTCCAACCCGGCCTGGAGAAACTATATGAAATGATCCTAAAGAGGAAGAAGCTGCTCAGACACAGTAAGAAGAAGAGATGAGCTGTGCGTCTGAGCTTCTGAAAGGCGCTTCACCCGCAGAATGTACCTTGTTGGTGTTCCTTGGAATTTTATGGGAATTTTGTGCCCTGAAGGATCTGCCTCTGGTCTCCCAGTGAGGGTCAGTCCAGAGGACAGAGAAATTGACCTGTTATACATTGGACACAGCACTGACTACATTCAGCCCTTTATATCGGCTCTTTGTATCGATAAACATTGCCATCTCCTTTTTATCAAGCTGTAGTGCCAACACGGTCTAGTCCAAACGTCCAGTGACGTATGGTAGTTCTCATTTAGTTTACCTTGTAGTTCACTTTGTTGCATGGAGGAGGTTCACCGTTGGGGAAGACAACGCTTTTGTAGATCAAAAGAGGGACTGTATTTCAACCCACTGTTCGGATGGCATTGGAACTGAAATGC containing:
- the LOC121550970 gene encoding ADP-ribosylation factor-like protein 4D translates to MLRLSGDTHHPPTRVCHLTIRARQPAKMGNQLTEIAPNTPFLPNFQSLHVVVIGLDSAGKTSLLYRLKLREFVETIPTKGFNTERIKVAVGSSRATTTFQVWDVGGQEKLRPLWKSYTRRTDGLVFVVDAAETERMEEAKVELHRISRSAENQGVPVLVLANKQDLDSAVSAVEVEKALALHELSNSTLHHTQGCSALNGQGLQPGLEKLYEMILKRKKLLRHSKKKR